In Osmia bicornis bicornis chromosome 1, iOsmBic2.1, whole genome shotgun sequence, the following proteins share a genomic window:
- the LOC114876132 gene encoding kinesin-like protein KIF3A — protein MPGTEDSTTELGEIENVRVVVRVRPLNGKELDGHCKNIIRVDTINSEITVENPNAAQGEPPKVFCLDAVFDTDSTQVDIYNETARPIVDKVLQGYNGTIFAYGQTGTGKTYTMSGAKTSPQLRGIIPNTFAHIFGHIAKAHDNQKFLVRATYLEIYNEEVRDLLGKDQNTRLEVKERPDIGVFVKDLSGYVVNNADDLDRIMSLGNKNRVVGATAMNVSSSRSHAIFTITVESSQLGEDGEQHVKMGKLHLVDLAGSERQSKTKASGVRLREATKINLSLSTLGNVISALVDGQSSHVPYRNSKLTRLLQDSLGGNSKTLMCANISPADINYDETISTLRYANRAKNIKNRARINEDPKDALLRQFQVEIEQLRKQLEENGAEVTESEDDSEDSEETGESRHEKKVRRRRSQILTMEELEDGDVDSTEKVDKAEREDKSPDDKDVIELKRTQSEKEALREKMQNLQNKILVGGENLLEKAEAQEQLLAAAAIELEQRKSREEQLKKAIEAKEAERIDIEEKYSSLQEEAAGKTKKLARVYTMLMSVKAELSDLQQEHQREMEGLLEGVRGIGRELQLQELIVNSYIPVQYQTMIERYVHWNEDIGEWQLKCVAYTGNNMRKAQVTPPVGSNKDQTQPDMSNIYLSYNNGIDNTFVQPKKIRGRSGVPRPTTAHRRTPH, from the exons ATGCCGGGGACCGAA gACAGTACGACGGAACTCGGAGAAATAGAAAATGTCAGAGTGGTGGTTCGCGTTCGACCTCTAAATGGGAAGGAGTTGGACGGACACTGTAAAAACATAATACGCGTCGACACCATTAATAGTGAAATAACCGTCGAGAATCCAAATGCAGCTCAAGGAGAACCACCAAAAGTTTTCTGTTTGGATGCTGTCTTTGATACCGATTCAACGCAAGTTGATATTTACAATGAAACTGCAAGACCTATCGTGGACAAAGTTCTGCAAGGATACAATGGAACTATATTTGCGTACGGGCAAACTGGCACTGGCAAGACTTACACTATGTCGGGTGCTAAAACATCCCCCCAGCTCAGAGGGATCATTCCAAATACCTTTGCGCATATTTTTGGACATATAGCTAAAGCTCATGATAATCAAAA ATTCCTTGTACGAGCGACGTACTTAGAAATTTACAATGAAGAGGTGAGAGATCTGTTAGGTAAGGATCAGAATACCAGGCTGGAAGTAAAAGAGAGACCCGACATTGGGGTATTCGTGAAAGATCTTAGCGGATATGTGGTAAACAATGCCGATGATTTAGACAGAATAATGTCTCTCGGTAACAAGAACC GCGTCGTTGGAGCTACAGCGATGAATGTGTCCAGTTCTAGATCCCATGCAATATTTACAATTACAGTTGAATCTAGTCAACTAGGAGAGGATGGCGAACAGCATGTTAAAATGGGGAAACTGCATTTAGTTGATTTAGCT GGTTCGGAAAGACAGAGCAAAACGAAAGCTTCTGGGGTTCGTTTGAGAGAAGCTACAAAGATTAATTTATCACTTTCAACGTTAGGTAATGTTATATCTGCATTGGTTGACGGTCAGAGTTCACACGTGCCTTACAGAAATTCCAAACTGACGAGATTACTTCAAGATTCCTTGGGTGGTAATTCAAAAACATTAATg TGCGCAAACATAAGTCCAGCTGACATAAATTACGACGAAACTATAAGCACGCTTCGCTATGCGAACCGTGCTAAGAACATAAAGAATAGAGCGAGGATTAATGAAGATCCAAAGGACGCTTTGCTTCGCCAATTTCAAGTGGAAATTGAACAGCTACGCAAGCAGCTAGAGGAGAACGGTGCTGAAGTCACAGAATCTGAAGATGATTCCGAAGACTCTGAAGAGACTGGAGAAAGCAGACACGAGAAGAAAGTGAGACGCAGAAGGAGTCAAATATTAACAATGGAGGAACTCGAAGATGGAGATGTGGATTCTACTGAGAAAGTAGACAAAGCTGAGAGAGAAGATAAAAGTCCAGACGATAAAGACGTtatagaattaaaaagaacCCA gAGCGAGAAAGAAGCACTGCGAGAAAAAATGCAGAATTTACAAAATAAGATTCTAGTCGGAGGTGAGAACTTATTAGAAAAAGCGGAAGCTCAAGAGCAGTTATTGGCTGCCGCAGCGATTGAACTGGAACAACGTAAAAGTAGAGAAGAACAACTGAAGAAAGCTATCGAAGCCAAAGAGGCTGAACGTATTGACATAGAAGAGAAATATTCCTCTTTGCAAGAGGAAGCAGCAGGAAAGACTAAAAAGTTAGCCAGAGTATATACAATGTTGATGTCTGTTAAAGCAGAGTTGTCCGATCTGCAACAAGAACATCAAAGAGAAATGGAAGGTCTTTTGGAAGGAGTCAGAGGCATTGGAAGAGAACTGCAACTGCAGGAACTGATAGTAAACAGTTATATTCCTGTTCAATATCAA ACAATGATTGAGAGATATGTTCATTGGAACGAAGATATTGGGGAATGGCAACTGAAATGTGTCGCATATACTGGTAACAATATGCGCAAAGCACAAGTTACGCCACCGGTAGGAAGTAACAAAGAT CAAACCCAACCAGATATGTCAAATATATATCTTTCCTACAATAATGGAATCGACAATACTTTCGTGCAACCAAAGAAAATAAGAGGACGATCTGGAGTTCCAAGACCAACTACAGCACATAGGCGTACACCACACTAA